One window of the Dreissena polymorpha isolate Duluth1 chromosome 5, UMN_Dpol_1.0, whole genome shotgun sequence genome contains the following:
- the LOC127831496 gene encoding uncharacterized protein LOC127831496, whose amino-acid sequence MTGLIYTVSKERFGLAEKKPEKPAPIISRRQRLIKQIRKELTIVKMQYRKAKEEEKVGLQQLRSTLREKLSTLNKAEQTRQRKRKRERQRARLIQNPYQFSKDTLDNERSGTLESSMEDIEQHLRNVHSDPSREVPLGDCSRLEPEDPHKGAIISYLEKGQNPGLLEESGGNIRPKEKDSKDIGQFRTISLLNVEGKIFFAVLAKRLTTFLTDNNYVDTSIQKGGVPGFSGCVEHTSVLSQVIREARVNHDDLTVVWLDLDNAYGSIPHKLIEKALEQYHVPEHVCNLVKDYYTDIKLRFAVGDKTTA is encoded by the exons ATGACGGGCCTCATCTATACTGTAAGCAAAGAGAGGTTTGGCTTGGCTGAGAAGAAGCCAGAGAAGCCAGCCCCAATCATCAGCAGAAGACAGAGGCTAATCAAACAGATCAGAAAGGAGCTTACAATTGTAAAGATGCAGTATAGAAAAGCCAAGGAAGAAGAGAAAGTAGGACTCCAACAGTTACGAAGCACTTTACGAGAGAAACTGAGCACTCTCAACAAGGCTGAGCAAACAAGACAGAGGAAAAGGAAGAGGGAGAGACAGAGAGCTAGATTAATCCAGAATCCATACCAATTCTCCAAAGACACCCTTGACAACGAACGATCAGGAACATTAGAGAGCAGTATGGAGGACATAGAACAGCACTTACGCAATGTCCACAGTGATCCTTCACGGGAGGTTCCACTGGGTGACTGTTCAAGGCTAGAACCAGAAGACCCACACAAAGGAGCCATTATT AGTTATTTGGAGAAAGGGCAAAATCCCGGATTGCTGGAAGAGAGCGGAGGGAATATTCGCCCAAAGGAGAAGGACTCGAAGGATATTGGTCAGTTCCGGACCATTTCTCTGCTCAACGTAGAGGGGAAAATATTCTTTGCAGTCCTAGCCAAGCGACTGACAACGTTCCTTACTGACAACAACTACGTTGATACGTCAATTCAGAAGGGTGGAGTTCCCGGATTTTCAGGCTGCGTCGAGCATACCAGTGTTCTCAGCCAAGTGATCCGGGAGGCACGAGTGAACCATGATGACCTGACTGTAGTGTGGCTAGACCTTGACAACGCTTATGGATCAATACCCCACAAGTTGATTGAGAAGGCACTTGAGCAGTATCATGTACCAGAACATGTTTGTAACCTGGTAAAAGACTACTACACAGATATTAAGCTACGCTTTGCTGTGGGAGACAAGACAACAGCATGA
- the LOC127831495 gene encoding uncharacterized protein LOC127831495, with product MGMNLIINAAKRETRGPKAATGIYLPPVKGFMDYLTLTAKTHIQARWMLSALEEAATWSRMRFKPRKFRALVIRKGQPTKKFNLTVQGEDIPSIMDSPIKCLGKWYDATLQDGNNIKRIKNQLTEGLKQIDKSGLPGKFKAWLFQNGFLPRLMWPLMLYEVATTVVEGLERTISRHLRKWLGVPPSFSNIGLYGRTNQLQLPLSSLVEEYKVAKARLVMTLKDSRDDMVRRAGVETRTGRKWSASQAVAPAQSRLRHKDIVGTTAVGTQGLGFAETRSWKKADSRTRREMVQAEVRLAEEEDRGIRAVAMGCQGAWTKWQTTGKKMTWADIWRSEPLCISFLLRSVYDLLPSPANLHRWGNVKTQPANFAER from the coding sequence ATGGGTATGAACCTCATCATCAATGCGGCGAAGAGAGAGACACGTGGTCCAAAAGCAGCAACAGGAATCTACCTACCTCCAGTTAAGGGATTCATGGATTACCTCACTCTGACAGCAAAGACCCACATTCAAGCAAGGTGGATGCTTTCGGCCCTAGAAGAGGCAGCAACTTGGTCCAGAATGAGGTTCAAACCCAGAAAGTTCAGAGCACTTGTTATCAGGAAAGGCCAACCAACCAAGAAATTCAATCTGACAGTGCAAGGTGAGGACATACCATCGATAATGGACAGCCCCATTAAATGCCTTGGGAAGTGGTATGATGCTACACTCCAAGATGGGAACAACATCAAGCGCATCAAGAACCAGCTCACTGAAGGGCTGAAGCAGATTGACAAAAGCGGACTACCTGGCAAATTCAAGGCCTGGTTATTCCAGAATGGATTTCTCCCACGACTGATGTGGCCACTGATGCTTTATGAGGTGGCAACAACAGTGGTGGAAGGACTGGAGAGAACCATTAGTAGGCATTTGCGAAAGTGGCTTGGCGTACCACCAAGCTTCAGCAACATTGGACTCTATGGACGAACAAATCAACTACAGCTCCCATTGAGTTCGTTGGTGGAGGAGTACAAGGTGGCAAAGGCCAGACTTGTCATGACGCTGAAGGATTCAAGGGATGACATGGTCCGAAGAGCAGGTGTTGAAACCAGGACGGGAAGAAAGTGGTCCGCTAGCCAGGCTGTAGCCCCAGCACAGAGCCGCCTGCGACACAAAGACATTGTGGGAACAACGGCAGTGGGAACACAAGGTCTTGGCTTTGCGGAGACGAGGAGTTGGAAGAAGGCGGACAGTAGGACAAGGAGGGAGATGGTCCAGGCAGAGGTACGTCTGGCCGAGGAAGAAGATCGAGGCATAAGGGCAGTGGCAATGGGGTGCCAGGGTGCTTGGACAAAGTGGCAGACTACAGGAAAGAAGATGACATGGGCGGATATCTGGCGTAGCGAACCTCTGTGCATCAGTTTCCTGCTCAGGTCAGTCTACGACCTGCTACCTTCACCAGCAAACCTGCACAGATGGGGAAACGTGAAGACCCAACCTGCCAACTTTGCGGAAAGATAG